A stretch of the Mycolicibacterium celeriflavum genome encodes the following:
- a CDS encoding DUF5319 domain-containing protein codes for MRDHLPPGLPPDPFADDPCDPSAALDALEPGQPLDPQERTAVEADLADLAVYEALLAHKGIRGLVVCCDECQQDHYHDWDMLRANLLQLLVDGTVRPHEPAYDPEPDAYVTWDYCRGYADASLNEATSETDGYR; via the coding sequence GTGCGTGACCACCTGCCACCGGGTTTGCCACCCGACCCGTTCGCCGATGACCCGTGCGACCCTTCGGCGGCGCTGGACGCCCTCGAGCCCGGCCAGCCGCTGGACCCGCAGGAGCGGACCGCCGTCGAGGCCGATCTCGCCGATCTCGCGGTGTACGAGGCGCTTCTCGCGCACAAGGGGATCCGCGGTCTGGTGGTGTGCTGTGACGAATGCCAGCAGGACCACTATCACGACTGGGACATGCTGAGGGCCAACCTGCTGCAGCTGCTGGTCGACGGCACGGTGCGGCCCCATGAGCCGGCCTATGACCCCGAGCCCGATGCCTACGTGACATGGGATTACTGCCGCGGCTACGCCGACGCGTCACTCAACGAGGCGACGTCGGAGACCGACGGCTACCGCTGA
- the guaB gene encoding IMP dehydrogenase, protein MPTGGDDPTKVAMLGLTFDDVLLLPAASDVVPATADTSSQLTRRIRLKVPLVSSAMDTVTESRMAIAMARAGGMGVLHRNLPVAEQAGQVETVKRSEAGMVTDPVTCSPDNTLAEVDAMCARFRISGLPVVDDTGELVGIITNRDMRFEVDQSKPVSEVMTKAPLITAREGVSAEAALGLLRRHKIEKLPIVDGHGKLTGLITVKDFVKTEQFPLSTKDKDGRLLVGAAVGVGDDAWTRAMTLADAGVDVLVVDTAHAHNRGVLDMVSRVKAAVGDRVDVIGGNVATRAAAAALVQAGADAVKVGVGPGSICTTRVVAGVGAPQITAIMEAVAACAPSGVPVIADGGLQYSGDIAKALAAGASTAMLGSLLAGTGESPGELIFVNGKQFKSYRGMGSLGAMQGRGAAKSFSKDRYFQDDVLSEDKLVPEGIEGRVPFRGPLSTVIHQLTGGLRAAMGYTGSATIEQLQQAQFVQITAAGLKESHPHDITMTVEAPNYYTR, encoded by the coding sequence GTGCCGACCGGCGGGGATGACCCGACGAAAGTCGCCATGCTCGGCCTCACTTTCGATGACGTGCTGCTGCTGCCCGCCGCCTCTGACGTCGTGCCCGCAACTGCCGACACCTCGAGCCAGCTGACCCGCAGGATCCGGCTCAAGGTGCCGTTGGTCAGTTCTGCGATGGACACCGTCACCGAATCGCGCATGGCCATCGCGATGGCCCGCGCCGGCGGCATGGGTGTGCTGCACCGCAATCTTCCGGTGGCCGAGCAGGCCGGTCAGGTCGAGACGGTCAAGCGCTCGGAGGCCGGGATGGTCACCGATCCGGTCACCTGCTCACCGGACAACACGCTGGCCGAAGTGGACGCGATGTGTGCGCGGTTTCGCATCTCCGGGCTGCCCGTCGTCGACGACACCGGCGAGCTGGTCGGCATCATCACCAACCGCGACATGCGGTTCGAGGTGGACCAATCCAAGCCCGTCTCCGAGGTGATGACCAAGGCGCCGCTGATCACCGCGCGCGAGGGGGTGTCCGCCGAGGCAGCGCTGGGCCTGTTGCGCCGCCACAAAATCGAGAAGCTGCCGATCGTCGACGGGCACGGCAAGCTGACCGGGCTGATCACCGTCAAGGACTTCGTCAAGACCGAACAGTTCCCGTTGTCGACCAAGGACAAAGACGGCAGGCTGCTCGTCGGCGCCGCGGTCGGTGTCGGTGACGACGCCTGGACGCGGGCGATGACGCTGGCGGACGCCGGGGTCGACGTGCTGGTCGTGGACACCGCGCACGCGCACAACCGCGGTGTGCTGGACATGGTGAGCCGCGTCAAGGCCGCCGTCGGCGACCGGGTCGACGTGATCGGCGGCAACGTCGCGACGCGAGCCGCGGCGGCCGCCCTCGTGCAAGCCGGAGCGGACGCGGTGAAGGTCGGGGTCGGGCCGGGCTCGATCTGCACCACCCGCGTGGTGGCCGGCGTCGGAGCACCGCAGATCACCGCGATCATGGAAGCCGTTGCCGCATGCGCACCCTCGGGTGTGCCAGTAATCGCCGACGGTGGGCTGCAGTACTCCGGCGACATCGCCAAGGCACTGGCCGCGGGAGCGTCGACCGCGATGCTCGGCTCGCTTTTGGCGGGCACCGGCGAGTCGCCCGGCGAGCTGATCTTCGTCAACGGCAAGCAGTTCAAGAGCTACCGCGGCATGGGGTCGCTCGGCGCGATGCAGGGCCGCGGCGCCGCCAAGTCGTTCAGCAAGGACCGCTATTTCCAGGACGACGTGCTGTCCGAGGACAAGCTGGTGCCCGAAGGCATCGAGGGTCGCGTCCCGTTCCGCGGGCCGCTCTCGACAGTGATCCACCAGCTCACCGGTGGCCTGCGTGCCGCCATGGGGTACACCGGATCGGCGACGATCGAACAGTTGCAGCAGGCGCAGTTCGTGCAGATCACGGCTGCCGGGCTCAAAGAGAGCCACCCCCACGACATCACGATGACCGTCGAGGCGCCGAACTACTACACCCGCTGA